One Takifugu rubripes chromosome 2, fTakRub1.2, whole genome shotgun sequence genomic region harbors:
- the bmf1 gene encoding BCL2 modifying factor 1 — protein sequence MDDEEDDVFQPDPYSWRTTFQEIKCEDRGTQTPGPTLAPHSGMLPCGVAEEPRLLFYGNAGFRLHFPARFEVLGDRGVRRRDTGGAPNGMEPLPQQGPVVRSTEACIGQKLQLIGDQFHRERVQLYQRNQRNQGPLWWAPGHRSAQPSV from the exons ATggacgatgaggaggatgatgtaTTTCAGCCAGACCCTTACAGCTGGCGCACCACATTCCAGGAGATAAAGTGCGAGGACCGGGGCACGCAGACACCTGGCCCGACCCTGGCACCGCACAGCGGCATGCTTCCCTGTGGAGTCGCAGAAGAGCCCAGACTACTCTTCTACG GCAACGCAGGTTTTCGATTGCACTTCCCCGCACGCTTCGAGGTTCTCGGGGATCGAGGAGTGAGGCGGCGAGACACCGGAGGGGCGCCCAACGGGATGGAGCCGCTGCCCCAGCAGGGTCCTGTGGTGCGCAGCACGGAGGCTTGCATTGGCCAGAAGCTCCAGCTGATTGGGGATCAGTTTCATCGGGAACGCGTTCAATTG TATCAGCGAAACCAAAGGAACCAGGGCCCGCTGTGGTGGGCGCCTGGGCACCGCTCTGCTCAGCCTTCTGTTTGA